TTTCCGGGATCAACTGTGAATTGCGGCCCTGGTTTGGCTATTGCAATGCACGGATATTCAAAGATCACCGCTGAAACGCCACGCACCGCTGCAGCATCTTGGATGGCAGCGACCGCTTGTTTTAAGTTGAGCGGATTGCATGTCGTAATCTGTTTAACACCCAAGGCTTGAAGGACAGCCGGAATACTAATTTTTTCAGCGATATTTCCCATCATGGTTTTCCCGGTGCCCGGGTGTGGCTGATGACCTGTCATCGCCGTTGTCGAATTGTCGAGAATGATCAATACGATATCGGTTTCATTGTAAACAGCATTAATCACACCGGCAATGCCTGTATGAAAAAAGGTTGAATCACCGATAAATGCAAAATTAACCGTATCCGGTTCAGCGCGGTGCAGTCCCTGGGCAATCGTAATGCCTGCACCCATGCAGAGGCAGGTGTCAACCATCTCCAGCGGACTTGCATTACCAAGTGTATAGCAGCCGATGTCACCGGAAAAGACCGCTTTCTTACCTTTCATGGCTTTTTTCACCGCGTAAAAAGAAGCGCGGTGCGGACAGCCGGCACAGAGTACCGAAGGCCGGACCGGCAGAGCCGGCTGCTCAGGCTGTATAACTTCTACAGTCTGTTGATCCTCTTCAGCTATGCATTCTTCTTTATTGTTTATATCCTCATGTTTAGCATTCAATGTGGAGAGATTTAGACGGCAGTCTTCATCCTGATTAGGCTTCTTTAAGAATTTCGTGATTGCCTTGCGCGCGATTTCAATGCTGTTTTCCCCAGCCTGAGGGGTATGGCCGCTCAGTTTGCCGAAGACTTTGACAGGCAAATGGTATTGGCCGCACAGGAAAATCAATTCTTTTTCAATCACTGGATCCAGTTCTTCGATCACCAGTACTTCATCGAGGCCGCTTAAGAATTCCAGGGCCAGTCTTACCGGAAAAGGATGCGGCGTTGAAACTTTGAAGAGTTTATAGTCAATATCCGAACTATTCTTCTGAACATCGTTTTCGCGTTGACGGCACTCCTTTAGCGCCTGGATCGCTTCACACGTATAAGCATAACTGATGCCGCCTGTGGCAATACCTTTTTTACCGCTGCCGGTTAATATATTGCAGGGATAGGAGGAAAAGTCCGCTTCCAGTATTGGACGTCTGGCTTCAATTTGCAGATGCTTTTCATAAGAAAGGCGAGGAAAAATCGTCCATTTCGGATTTTTGACAAAAGCGCCGGCCGAAGAAGCCGCCTGGGCGGGTTCGAGTACGATAGAGGCGCTGCCATGACAAACACGCGTGGTTGGACGAAATAAGACCGGGGTCTTGTATTCTTCCGAATAGGCAAACGCATCGCCAATCATCTGATAAGCTTCTTCCGGTGAAGATGGGTCAAAGACAGGCAGTTTGGCAAAAGAAGCAAAATGACGGGTATCCTGCTCTGTCTGGGAAGAAATAGGTCCGGGATCATCGGCAACAACGATGACCATTCCCCCCTCTACCCCGATATAAGCGAGGCTCATTAATGGATCGGAGGCAACATTAAGACCAACTTGTTTCATGGTGACCATCGTTCTGAGACCAGCATAGGCTGCACCAGCCGCAACTTCCAGCGCGGATTTTTCATTGACGGACCATTCAACATAAATATTCCCGGGATTCTTCCGGGCGACTGTTTCCAATATTTCAGTGGAAGGCGTGCCTGGATAGCCGGTTACAACCGCAACGCCGGCCCGGATAGCTCCCATGGCAATTGCCTCATTCCCCATTAAGAGTACTTGTTCCATGAATCGTCCTCCTAAAACAGATCAAGACCAATAGACTAATATTGACGAACAAACCAATAAGCTTGCCCTTTAAAGAAAGACAAGCTTTGAAATTGCAAATAACATATTTAAGTATAATTCTTTTTTGGCATGATCGTCAACGACATTACTGTTTTTAAGGCAATTTTTTAAGAATTTTTATCGATTTGCTTCGGTAATGATCTGATTACGCTCCATTGACAGAAGACACTTTATTTTATATAGCTGTTATCCTTCAGAAGGACGTCATGTGAACCGCCTTCCACGATGCTTGTTGCGGATACGAGCGTGAGTTTGGCATTTTTGTGCAGTTCTGGAATCGTCAAAACCCCACAGTTGCTCATGGTTGAACGGACTTTGTTCAGGCTCAGGGTTACGTTGTCTTTTAAACTGCCGGCGTATGGCACATAGGAGTCAACGCCTTCTTCAAAAGAAAGCTTGCCGTCACCGCCGAGATCGTAGCGCTGCCAATTCCTGGCACGGTTAGAGCCTTCTCCCCAGTATTCCTTCATGTAGCTGCCATTGATATTGACTTTGTTCGTCGGGCTCTCATCAAAACGTGAAAAATACCGGCCAAGCATGATAAAATCGGCCCCCATCGCCAGCGCCAGTGTAATATGGTAATCATGGACGATACCGCCATCCGAGCAGACGGGGATATAAATTCCGGTTTCCTTGAAATATTGATCGCGCGCATTGGCAACTTCAATCAACGCGGTAGCCTGTCCGCGGCCTATCCCTTTTTGTTCGCGGGTAATGCAGATCGACCCGCCGCCAATGCCGACTTTGACAAAGTCGGCCCCCGCTTCGGCCAGGAATAAGAATCCCTCGCGGTCCACGACGTTCCCGGCGCCAACCTTTACGGATTCACCGTATTTTTTGCGGATAAAATCGATCGTCCTTTTCTGCCATTCCGAAAAGCCTTCGGAAGAATCAATGCAAAGAACATCTGATCCGGCATTAACCAGCGCAGGCACTCGTTCTTCATAGTCCCTCGTATTAATCCCTGCTCCGACAATATACCTTTTGGAGGCGTCCAGAAGTTCCCTTTCGTATTCTTTATGGGAATCATAGTCTTTGCGGAAGACCAGATACTTAAGGTTTTGGTCTTTATCGATCAAAGGTAAAGCATTCAGCTTATGGTCCCAAATAATATCGTTGGCTTCACTCAGGGTGATCTGATCACTTCCGCAGATCAGATCCTCAAACTTTGTCATGAATTCTTTGACTTTCGTATCTTTGGACATTCTGCTGACGCGGTAATCTCTGGTCGTAACAAGACCCAGCAGCTTACCCGTAGCTGTACCGTCTGAGGTCACCGCCACTGTGGAATGATCCGTTTTGGCTTTCAGGGCCAAAATGTTCGCCAGCGTGCTGTCCGGGGTTATATTGGAATCGCTGGTCACAAAACCTGCCTTATAGTTTTTGACCCGCGCAATCATCTGAGCCTGGGTATCAATCGGCTGAGAACAATAAATAAACGAAATACCGCCTTCTCTGGCCAGAGCAATTGCCATTTTATCGTCCGAAACAGACTGCATGATTGCCGATACCAGAGGAATATTCGTATTAATGGAAGATTCCTCACCTTTTTTGTATTTTACAACGGGAGTCTTCAGACTTACATTTGTCGGGGTACAGTCTGCCGAAGAATACCCGGGTACTAATAAATATTCTCCAAAAGTATGGGAAGGTTCATCAAAATAAGTTGCCATATCAATCTCTCCTTTGTCATTAATAATAATCATTCAAAACATTTTTATTGCATAAAGCTTGTACTTCTTCATTTATATATCAGGCGCCAGCTAAGTCTTCTTTAAAATCAATAACGAAGATATAACCATAAATATTCTTATTCGCTAAATATTATCACATTCCCTTCAAAAATCAAGATGTCAGTAGAAATTCAGACAATTTTAAATGTTAACCTCAATTGACTTTGTAAATGCAACCTATACATTACTGGGTGATTGCATTTAAATCTTCAAACAGGATAGTGGCATTAAGTCTTACAATCGAAAGTCTCCTTTTTCTTCACTCCCCCATGGGGGAGTGATTGCATTTAGTCTGGCAATATTCCGACAAGAACTTTAGGATGTGTTCTGCGGGAATCTTTGAGTCAAAGGAGAATTTACCATGGCAAAAAACAAGCATCTCACTGATTCGGAGCGTCTACAAATTGAGCAGCTACTGCGAGAGGGCGTATCTCTTAAGCGGATTGCCGTCACCCTTGAAAAAAGCGCATCCACCATTTCCCGTGAAATTCGCGCCCGCGCCATTGAAAGCAATAAATATGCGCCATACCGTATCCATAACCGCTGCGCCAATCTCAATGTCTGCCAAAAAATGCAGATCTGCTCCGACAAGCCTAATTGCACAAGAAAGTGTTCCCGCTGTAATTACTGCAATGCCGTATGCGAGGAATTCGAGGAGCGACGCTGCCACAGGCTTTATGATCCACCGTATGTCTGCAACGGTTGTCTTGAAGCTTACCAGTGTGTCCTACGGAAAAAGTATTACCTCCACAGAAATGCTCATGAGGCATACCGAGAGATGCTGGTGGAATCCCGCTCCGGTGCAAATATTACCGAGGATGAACTGCTCTACCTTGACGAATGGATCAGTCCCCTCATCCAGCGTGGGCAATCTGTTCATCACATCGCAGTCCACAATGCCGACAGGCTTATCGTCAGTGAGAAATCCATCTACCGCTATGTTTCCGGCGGACTCTTTAAGGCGAGAAACATTGACATGCCCCGGGTCTGCCGCCTTAAGCCCAGAAAAACCAAAACGGTGGAGCATAAAATCGACAGCACCTGCAGGCTTGGCCGCACCTACGCCGACTTCCTGGCCTTTACGGAAGCATCAGACGCTCCGGTCGTTGAGATAGATTCAGTTATCGGGCGTGTCGGTGGAAAGGTCCTGCTCACGATGATGTTCAAGTCCTGTGACTTGATGCTGGCCTTCATCAGGGAACGCAATACCTCCCAGTCCGTTATCGACGTCTTCAACTGCCTAGACGAAACTCTTAGCAGAGAGGTGTTCAGCCGCCTTCTTTCCGTTTGCCTCACTGACAACGGTTCAGAGTTTTCAAACCCGAAAGCTTTGGAGTATGATGCACAGGGCCGCCGCAGGACGCGGCTGTACTACTGCGACCCATTCGCATCATACCAGAAGCCCAACGTGGAGTTGAACCACGAGTTCATTAGGAAAATATTGCCCAAAGGCACATCGTTTGACGCCCTGTGCCAAGGGGATATTGACCTTATGATGTCGCATATCAACTCCTATTCCAGGGAGAAACTGGGCGACAAATCGCCGTTGGATGTGTTTAGTTTCATCTACGGGTACGATGATGTCCTTAAAAACTGGGAATCAGCAGGATTCCTGCTAATAAAATCCTGCTGAAGCCGTCGCTTTTGAAAAAATAATTTCAGTATCATTTAACCCGCAGAACACATCCATACCGATCCTGATCAAGGGGACGCGGTTACTCTGTCCGAAAAACGATTTCCGGGTACCCCTTTTATTAGTATACTCTTTTTTAGAACTCGGCTGGCAGATTTTCACTCCATATAATCTGAATCGGCTATTTTTAACAGGTACTATACCTGTTATTCCCAGTATTTTGACAGACTCAATGAAACCCCACTATATTTACTCTGTCAAAGGTTGCATTTACTTTGACCGCTCACCTTTTAAATGTTAAGCATCGCAAAAAACAAAGGTTAGCAGGATTTCCCTGCCAACAAAGATAGTGTATAGTATTCATAGTATTGATTGTTTAGAAAGGATGACGCCTGTGTACGATAATATTCTTGAGACCATTGGCCATACTCCGCTGGTCCGGATTAACAGATTAAATCCGAAGCCGCACGTTGCGCTGTATGCAAAACTGGAGGGCTTTAATCCGACTGGAAGCATCAAAGACCGCATTGCCTTAAAAATGATCGAGCAAGCCGAAGCGTGTGGCTCGCTTGTCCCCGGCAAGACCATTATTGAACCGACTTCCGGAAACACAGGGATTGGCCTCGCCATGATCGGTGCCGTCAAAGGATATAAGGTAGAAATCGTGATGAGCGAAGCCGTATCTCTGGAGCGCCGCAAAATGATTGAAGCTTTTGGTGCCAGGACAATCCTGACCGACCCATCCGAGGGAACTGACGGAGCGATCCGCAAAGCACACGAGCTCTGCAGGATGTATCCAGAGAAATATTTTATGCCAAACCAATTCTCAAACGAGTACAATAAGCTCGCCCATTATTATACGACTGCGCATGAAATATGGGAGGAGACCCACGGAAAAGTCACTCACTACGTTTCCGCACTTGGTACCTCAGGGACGCTCATGGGTGTTGGCATGGGTCTTAAGGACAAGAATCCTGCGGTTCAAATTATTGAAGCCCACCCTGAAAAGGGCCATTATATTCAGGGTCTTAAAAACATGGAAGAGGCTATTGTACCGGAAATCTATGATCCCAGCAAGATAGACCGGACAGTCATGATTGAATCTGAGGCCGCTTTTGCCATGGCCAGAGCCATCGTTCTCCAGGAAGGCATCTTTGTCGGGATGAGCAGCGGAGCCGCAATGATTGCAGCTTTGGAATGCATCAAAGATATTGAGGAAGGATTGATCGTGGTCCTGTTTGCCGATCGCGGGGAAAAATATCTGAGTACGAATCTATTTAATTTAGCTGAATAAGCAGCAGATATAGGATGTTTGAACCAACACAGCACATGCCTAAGTGTATCAATATATTGTCAAGCGATCAGTTGTGAATCTTCGATACGACAAAATTTCTAAATTTAAAAAATTGTATACGTGTACAATTTCTTGGATTAATGAAATAAAATGATCATCTTTTACGGTATTATCCCTTGCCACGTAGTATTATGGGGTAATACCGATATTATATTGT
This genomic stretch from Dehalobacter restrictus DSM 9455 harbors:
- a CDS encoding PLP-dependent cysteine synthase family protein, which codes for MYDNILETIGHTPLVRINRLNPKPHVALYAKLEGFNPTGSIKDRIALKMIEQAEACGSLVPGKTIIEPTSGNTGIGLAMIGAVKGYKVEIVMSEAVSLERRKMIEAFGARTILTDPSEGTDGAIRKAHELCRMYPEKYFMPNQFSNEYNKLAHYYTTAHEIWEETHGKVTHYVSALGTSGTLMGVGMGLKDKNPAVQIIEAHPEKGHYIQGLKNMEEAIVPEIYDPSKIDRTVMIESEAAFAMARAIVLQEGIFVGMSSGAAMIAALECIKDIEEGLIVVLFADRGEKYLSTNLFNLAE
- a CDS encoding IMP dehydrogenase, whose protein sequence is MATYFDEPSHTFGEYLLVPGYSSADCTPTNVSLKTPVVKYKKGEESSINTNIPLVSAIMQSVSDDKMAIALAREGGISFIYCSQPIDTQAQMIARVKNYKAGFVTSDSNITPDSTLANILALKAKTDHSTVAVTSDGTATGKLLGLVTTRDYRVSRMSKDTKVKEFMTKFEDLICGSDQITLSEANDIIWDHKLNALPLIDKDQNLKYLVFRKDYDSHKEYERELLDASKRYIVGAGINTRDYEERVPALVNAGSDVLCIDSSEGFSEWQKRTIDFIRKKYGESVKVGAGNVVDREGFLFLAEAGADFVKVGIGGGSICITREQKGIGRGQATALIEVANARDQYFKETGIYIPVCSDGGIVHDYHITLALAMGADFIMLGRYFSRFDESPTNKVNINGSYMKEYWGEGSNRARNWQRYDLGGDGKLSFEEGVDSYVPYAGSLKDNVTLSLNKVRSTMSNCGVLTIPELHKNAKLTLVSATSIVEGGSHDVLLKDNSYIK
- the iorA gene encoding indolepyruvate ferredoxin oxidoreductase subunit alpha — encoded protein: MEQVLLMGNEAIAMGAIRAGVAVVTGYPGTPSTEILETVARKNPGNIYVEWSVNEKSALEVAAGAAYAGLRTMVTMKQVGLNVASDPLMSLAYIGVEGGMVIVVADDPGPISSQTEQDTRHFASFAKLPVFDPSSPEEAYQMIGDAFAYSEEYKTPVLFRPTTRVCHGSASIVLEPAQAASSAGAFVKNPKWTIFPRLSYEKHLQIEARRPILEADFSSYPCNILTGSGKKGIATGGISYAYTCEAIQALKECRQRENDVQKNSSDIDYKLFKVSTPHPFPVRLALEFLSGLDEVLVIEELDPVIEKELIFLCGQYHLPVKVFGKLSGHTPQAGENSIEIARKAITKFLKKPNQDEDCRLNLSTLNAKHEDINNKEECIAEEDQQTVEVIQPEQPALPVRPSVLCAGCPHRASFYAVKKAMKGKKAVFSGDIGCYTLGNASPLEMVDTCLCMGAGITIAQGLHRAEPDTVNFAFIGDSTFFHTGIAGVINAVYNETDIVLIILDNSTTAMTGHQPHPGTGKTMMGNIAEKISIPAVLQALGVKQITTCNPLNLKQAVAAIQDAAAVRGVSAVIFEYPCIAIAKPGPQFTVDPGKCSGCKRCIKELGCPAITWKVDKAEIDSALCYGCSLCTQVCSFAAIGGEPV
- a CDS encoding helix-turn-helix domain-containing protein, with protein sequence MAKNKHLTDSERLQIEQLLREGVSLKRIAVTLEKSASTISREIRARAIESNKYAPYRIHNRCANLNVCQKMQICSDKPNCTRKCSRCNYCNAVCEEFEERRCHRLYDPPYVCNGCLEAYQCVLRKKYYLHRNAHEAYREMLVESRSGANITEDELLYLDEWISPLIQRGQSVHHIAVHNADRLIVSEKSIYRYVSGGLFKARNIDMPRVCRLKPRKTKTVEHKIDSTCRLGRTYADFLAFTEASDAPVVEIDSVIGRVGGKVLLTMMFKSCDLMLAFIRERNTSQSVIDVFNCLDETLSREVFSRLLSVCLTDNGSEFSNPKALEYDAQGRRRTRLYYCDPFASYQKPNVELNHEFIRKILPKGTSFDALCQGDIDLMMSHINSYSREKLGDKSPLDVFSFIYGYDDVLKNWESAGFLLIKSC